One Vitis vinifera cultivar Pinot Noir 40024 chromosome 8, ASM3070453v1 genomic window carries:
- the AGA gene encoding alpha-galactosidase isoform X1, whose translation MTVTPKISINEGNLVVQGKTILTGVPDNIVLTPGSGGGLVAGTFIGATASHSKSLHVFPMGTLDGLRFMCCFRFKLWWMTQRMGTCGKDVPFETQFMLIESKETTEGGEHDDAPTIYTVFLPLLEGQFRAVLQGNDKNEIEICLESGDTAVETNQGLHLVYMHSGTNPFEVIDQAVKAVEKHMQTFLHREKKKLPSFLDWFGWCTWDAFYTDVTAEGIEEGLQSLSKGGAPPKFLIIDDGWQQIGNENKDNNCVVQEGAQFANRLTGIKENEKFQKNGRNNEQVPGLKHVVEDAKQRHNVKFVYVWHALAGYWGGVKPAAAGMEHYECALAYPVQSPGVMGNQPDIVMDSLSVHGLGLVPPRTVFNFYNELHAYLASCGVDGVKVDVQNIIETLGAGHGGRVALTRSYQQALEASIARNFTDNGCISCMCHNTDGLYSTKQTAVVRASDDFYPRDPASHTIHISSVAYNTLFLGEFMQPDWDMFHSLHPAAEYHGAARAVGGCAIYVSDKPGHHNFELLRKLVLPDGSVLRAQLPGRPTRDCLFADPARDGTSLLKIWNVNKCSGVVGVFNCQGAGWCKIEKKTRVHDTSPDTLTGSVCAADVDQIAHVAGTNWKGDVVVYAYKSGEVVRLPEGASLPVTLKVLEFEVFHFCPLKEIATNISFAPIGLLDMLNSGGAVEQFEVHMASEKPELFDGEIPFELSTSLSENRSPTATIALTARGCGRFGAYSSQRPLKCQVGDAEVEFSYDPNNGLLTFTIPIPEEEMYRWSIAIQV comes from the exons ATGACGGTTACACCGAAGATCTCTATCAACGAGGGTAACCTTGTGGTTCAGGGGAAGACTATCCTGACTGGTGTGCCGGATAACATTGTTTTGACTCCGGGATCCGGCGGGGGGCTTGTTGCTGGTACCTTCATTGGTGCCACGGCTTCCCACAGCAAAAGCCTCCATGTTTTCCCCATGGGTACTCTGGA TGGTCTACGGTTCATGTGCTGTTTCCGCTTCAAGTTATGGTGGATGACTCAAAGAATGGGAACATGTGGAAAGGATGTTCCTTTTGAGACCCAGTTCATGCTCATAGAGAGCAAAGAAACCACAGAAGGAGGTGAACATGACGATGCCCCGACCATCTACACTGTCTTCCTCCCTCTCCTCGAAGGCCAGTTCCGAGCTGTTCTGCAAGGCAACGACAAAAACGAGATAGAGATTTGCCTTGAGAGTG GAGATACTGCTGTTGAAACAAACCAAGGCCTTCACCTTGTGTACATGCATTCTGGGACCAATCCTTTTGAAGTTATCGACCAGGCAGTAAA GGCTGTGGAGAAACACATGCAAACTTTTCTTCACCGTGAGAAGAAAAAG TTGCCTTCTTTCCTTGACTGGTTTGGCTGGTGCACTTGGGATGCTTTCTACACTGATGTCACTGCCGAGGGCATTGAAGAAGGCCTGCAAAG CTTGTCCAAGGGAGGTGCACCTCCTAAGTTCCTAATCATTGATGATGGTTGGCAGCAGATTGGTAATGAGAACAAGGACAACAATTGCGTTGTGCAAGAAGGCGCTCA ATTTGCAAATAGATTAACAGGAATaaaggagaatgagaaattccAAAAGAATGGCCGGAACAATGAGCAAGTCCCAGGCCTTAAGCATGTGGTTGAGGATGCTAAGCAGCGGCATAATGTCAA GTTTGTTTATGTATGGCATGCTCTAGCGGGTTATTGGGGTGGAGTGAAGCCAGCAGCTGCTGGTATGGAACATTATGAATGTGCATTGGCATATCCGGTTCAGTCCCCTGGTGTAATGGGTAATCAGCCAGACATTGTCATGGACAGTCTATCTGTTCATGGCCTAGGTCTCGTACCCCCAAGGACGGTTTTCAACTTCTACAATGAGCTCCATGCCTACCTGGCTTCTTGTGGTGTAGATGGAGTTAAGGTTGACGTGCAGAATATCATTGAGACCCTTGGTGCTGGTCATGGTGGCAGAGTTGCTCTCACCCGCAGCTATCAGCAGGCCCTTGAAGCCTCCATAGCAAGGAACTTCACTGACAATGGATGCATATCTTGCATGTGCCATAACACTGATGGACTCTATAGCACTAAGCAAACTGCTGTAGTGAGAGCATCTGATGACTTCTATCCTCGTGACCCTGCTTCTCACACCATCCACATTTCTTCAGTGGCTTACAATACTCTCTTCCTTGGTGAATTTATGCAACCTGATTGGGATATGTTCCAT AGCCTACACCCAGCTGCAGAGTACCATGGTGCAGCTCGAGCTGTTGGTGGATGTGCAATTTATGTCAG TGACAAGCCAGGTCATCACAACTTTGAGCTTTTGAGGAAGCTGGTTCTCCCTGATGGATCTGTACTCCGTGCCCAGCTACCTGGTAGGCCCACGCGTGATTGCCTCTTTGCTGATCCAGCACGAGATGGGACCAG CTTGCTTAAAATCTGGAATGTGAACAAATGCTCTGGTGTGGTGGGTGTGTTCAACTGCCAGGGTGCTGGTTGGTGCAAGATTGAGAAGAAGACCCGTGTCCATGATACATCACCTGACACCCTCACTGGTTCTGTCTGTGCGGCTGATGTTGACCAAATTGCTCATGTTGCTGGCACAAATTGGAAGGGGGATGTAGTAGTCTACGCTTATAAATCAG GTGAGGTAGTCAGATTACCAGAGGGTGCTTCCCTGCCAGTGACTCTTAAAGTTCTCGAATTCGAAGTTTTCCATTTCTGTCCTCTCAAG GAAATTGCAACCAACATTTCCTTTGCCCCAATTGGCTTGCTCGACATGCTCAACTCCGGTGGTGCTGTGGAGCAATTTGAGGTTCATATGGCTTCTGAGAAACCCGAGCTCTTTGATGGCGAAATTCCCTTCGAACTGTCAACTTCTCTCAGTGAGAACAGATCTCCAACTGCAACAATTGCGCTAACAGCCAGGGGATGTGGCCGGTTCGGCGCTTACTCATCTCAGCGCCCCTTGAAATGCCAGGTGGGCGATGCTGAGGTTGAATTCAGCTATGACCCCAACAATGGATTGTTGACTTTCACCATCCCCATTCCAGAGGAGGAGATGTACAGATGGTCCATCGCAATTCAAGTTTAA
- the AGA gene encoding alpha-galactosidase (The RefSeq protein has 2 substitutions compared to this genomic sequence) — translation MTVTPKISINEGNLVVQGKTILTGVPDNIVLTPGSGGGLVAGTFIGATASHSKSLHVFPMGTLDGLRFMCCFRFKLWWMTQRMGTCGKDVPFETQFMLIESKETTEGGEHDDAPTIYTVFLPLLEGQFRAVLQGNDKNEIEICLESGDTAVETNQGLHLVYMHSGTNPFEVIDQAVKAVEKHMQTFLHREKKKLPSFLDWFGWCTWDAFYTDVTAEGIEEGLQSLSKGGAPPKFLIIDDGWQQIGNENKDNNCVVQEGAQFANRLTGIKENEKFQKNGRNNEQVPGLKHVVEDAKQRHNVKFVYVWHALAGYWGGVKPAAAGMEHYECALAYPVQSPGVMGNQPDIVMDSLSVHGLGLVPPRTVFNFYNELHAYLASCGVDGVKVDVQNIIETLGAGHGGRVALTRSYQQALEASIARNFTDNGCISCMCHNTDGLYSTKQTAVVRASDDFYPRDPASHTIHISSVAYNTLFLGEFMQPDWDMFHSLHPAAEYHGAARAVGGCAIYVSDKPGHHNFELLRKLVLPDGSVLRAQLPGRPTRDCLFADPARDGTSLLKIWNVNKCSGVVGVFNCQGAGWCKIEKKTRVHDTSPDTLTGSVCAADVDQIPHVAGTNWKGDVVVYAYKSGEVVRLPEGASLPVTLKVLEFEVFHFCPLKEIATNISFAPIGLLDMLNSGGAVEQFEVHMACEKPELFDGEIPFELSTSLSENRSPTATIALTARGCGRFGAYSSQRPLKCQVGDAEVEFSYDPNNGLLTFTIPIPEEEMYRWSIAIQV, via the exons ATGACGGTTACACCGAAGATCTCTATCAACGAGGGTAACCTTGTGGTTCAGGGGAAGACTATCCTGACTGGTGTGCCGGATAACATTGTTTTGACTCCGGGATCCGGCGGGGGGCTTGTTGCTGGTACCTTCATTGGTGCCACGGCTTCCCACAGCAAAAGCCTCCATGTTTTCCCCATGGGTACTCTGGA TGGTCTACGGTTCATGTGCTGTTTCCGCTTCAAGTTATGGTGGATGACTCAAAGAATGGGAACATGTGGAAAGGATGTTCCTTTTGAGACCCAGTTCATGCTCATAGAGAGCAAAGAAACCACAGAAGGAGGTGAACATGACGATGCCCCGACCATCTACACTGTCTTCCTCCCTCTCCTCGAAGGCCAGTTCCGAGCTGTTCTGCAAGGCAACGACAAAAACGAGATAGAGATTTGCCTTGAGAGTG GAGATACTGCTGTTGAAACAAACCAAGGCCTTCACCTTGTGTACATGCATTCTGGGACCAATCCTTTTGAAGTTATCGACCAGGCAGTAAA GGCTGTGGAGAAACACATGCAAACTTTTCTTCACCGTGAGAAGAAAAAG TTGCCTTCTTTCCTTGACTGGTTTGGCTGGTGCACTTGGGATGCTTTCTACACTGATGTCACTGCCGAGGGCATTGAAGAAGGCCTGCAAAG CTTGTCCAAGGGAGGTGCACCTCCTAAGTTCCTAATCATTGATGATGGTTGGCAGCAGATTGGTAATGAGAACAAGGACAACAATTGCGTTGTGCAAGAAGGCGCTCA ATTTGCAAATAGATTAACAGGAATaaaggagaatgagaaattccAAAAGAATGGCCGGAACAATGAGCAAGTCCCAGGCCTTAAGCATGTGGTTGAGGATGCTAAGCAGCGGCATAATGTCAA GTTTGTTTATGTATGGCATGCTCTAGCGGGTTATTGGGGTGGAGTGAAGCCAGCAGCTGCTGGTATGGAACATTATGAATGTGCATTGGCATATCCGGTTCAGTCCCCTGGTGTAATGGGTAATCAGCCAGACATTGTCATGGACAGTCTATCTGTTCATGGCCTAGGTCTCGTACCCCCAAGGACGGTTTTCAACTTCTACAATGAGCTCCATGCCTACCTGGCTTCTTGTGGTGTAGATGGAGTTAAGGTTGACGTGCAGAATATCATTGAGACCCTTGGTGCTGGTCATGGTGGCAGAGTTGCTCTCACCCGCAGCTATCAGCAGGCCCTTGAAGCCTCCATAGCAAGGAACTTCACTGACAATGGATGCATATCTTGCATGTGCCATAACACTGATGGACTCTATAGCACTAAGCAAACTGCTGTAGTGAGAGCATCTGATGACTTCTATCCTCGTGACCCTGCTTCTCACACCATCCACATTTCTTCAGTGGCTTACAATACTCTCTTCCTTGGTGAATTTATGCAACCTGATTGGGATATGTTCCAT AGCCTACACCCAGCTGCAGAGTACCATGGTGCAGCTCGAGCTGTTGGTGGATGTGCAATTTATGTCAG TGACAAGCCAGGTCATCACAACTTTGAGCTTTTGAGGAAGCTGGTTCTCCCTGATGGATCTGTACTCCGTGCCCAGCTACCTGGTAGGCCCACGCGTGATTGCCTCTTTGCTGATCCAGCACGAGATGGGACCAG CTTGCTTAAAATCTGGAATGTGAACAAATGCTCTGGTGTGGTGGGTGTGTTCAACTGCCAGGGTGCTGGTTGGTGCAAGATTGAGAAGAAGACCCGTGTCCATGATACATCACCTGACACCCTCACTGGTTCTGTCTGTGCGGCTGATGTTGACCAAATTGCTCATGTTGCTGGCACAAATTGGAAGGGGGATGTAGTAGTCTACGCTTATAAATCAG GTGAGGTAGTCAGATTACCAGAGGGTGCTTCCCTGCCAGTGACTCTTAAAGTTCTCGAATTCGAAGTTTTCCATTTCTGTCCTCTCAAG GAAATTGCAACCAACATTTCCTTTGCCCCAATTGGCTTGCTCGACATGCTCAACTCCGGTGGTGCTGTGGAGCAATTTGAGGTTCATATGGCTTCTGAGAAACCCGAGCTCTTTGATGGCGAAATTCCCTTCGAACTGTCAACTTCTCTCAGTGAGAACAGATCTCCAACTGCAACAATTGCGCTAACAGCCAGGGGATGTGGCCGGTTCGGCGCTTACTCATCTCAGCGCCCCTTGAAATGCCAGGTGGGCGATGCTGAGGTTGAATTCAGCTATGACCCCAACAATGGATTGTTGACTTTCACCATCCCCATTCCAGAGGAGGAGATGTACAGATGGTCCATCGCAATTCAAGTTTAA
- the LOC100243474 gene encoding pentatricopeptide repeat-containing protein At4g21065, translated as MRVLRQIHARLLTHAMPISSISFGLCKIIGFCALSPYGDIDYARKLFSQIQRPNIFSWNSMIRGCSQSQTPSKEPVILFRKMVRRGYPNPNTFTMAFVLKACSIVSALEEGQQVHANVLKSGFGSSPFVETALVNFYAKCEDIVLASKVFDEITDRNLVAWSTMISGYARIGLVNEALGLFRDMQKAGVVPDEVTMVSVISACAASGALDTGKWVHAYINKQLIETDLELSTALVNMYAKCGCIERAKEVFDAMPVKDTKAWSSMIVGLAINGLAEDALEEFFRMEEAKVKPNHVTFIGVLSACAHSGLVSEGRRYWSSMLEFGIVPSMELYGCMVDLLCRASLVEDACTLVETMPISPNPVIWRTLLVGCKKSKNLDKSEVVAQRLLELEPHNAENYILLSNLYASMSQWEKMSQVRKKMKGMGIKAVPGCSSIEVDGLVHEFVMGDWSHPEAMEVREILRDISKRVHAVGHQPGISDVLHNVVDEEKENALCEHSERLAIAYGLLKTKTPMAIRIVKNLRVCGDCHEVTKIISAEYRREIIVRDRVRFHKFVNGSCSCRDFW; from the exons ATGAGGGTCCTCCGCCAAATCCACGCGCGCTTGCTCACTCACGCGATGCCCATCTCCTCCATTTCCTTTGGTCTCTGCAAGATCATTGGCTTCTGCGCTCTTTCCCCCTACGGCGACATCGACTACGCTCGGAAGCTCTTCTCTCAAATCCAAAGGccaaacatattttcttggAATTCCATGATAAGGGGTTGTTCACAATCTCAAACCCCATCTAAGGAGCCCGTTATTCTTTTCAGAAAAATGGTCAGAAGAGGGTACCCCAATCCAAACACCTTCACGATGGCCTTTGTTCTCAAGGCGTGTTCGATCGTATCTGCCTTGGAGGAAGGCCAACAGGTCCACGCCAATGTTCTGAAATCCGGGTTTGGTTCTAGTCCCTTTGTTGAAACTGCATTGGTGAATTTCTATGCGAAATGCGAAGACATTGTGCTTGCAAGTAAGGTCTTTGATGAAATTACTGACAGAAACTTGGTTGCTTGGAGCACCATGATTAGTGGGTACGCGAGAATTGGGTTGGTTAATGAAGCATTGGGTTTGTTTAGAGATATGCAAAAGGCGGGCGTCGTGCCTGATGAGGTTACTATGGTCAGTGTGATTTCTGCTTGCGCTGCTTCCGGGGCTCTGGATACTGGTAAATGGGTGCACGCGTATATCAATAAGCAGCTCATTGAAACAGATCTTGAGCTTAGTACTGCACTGGTTAACATGTATGCAAAATGTGGGTGTATAGAAAGAGCTAAGGAGGTTTTTGATGCAATGCCAGTGAAAGATACTAAAGCTTGGAGCTCAATGATTGTTGGGTTGGCAATTAATGGGCTTGCAGAAGATGCTTTGGAGGAATTCTTTCGGATGGAAGAAGCCAAG GTGAAGCCAAACCATGTAACTTTCATTGGCGTTCTATCTGCATGTGCCCATAGTGGGTTAGTTTCTGAGGGTCGGAGATATTGGTCAAGCATGCTGGAATTTGGAATTGTACCATCAATGGAGCTTTATGGTTGTATGGTTGATCTACTCTGTCGAGCCAGCCTTGTTGAAGATGCCTGCACTCTTGTAGAAACCATGCCCATCTCACCAAATCCCGTAATTTGGCGAACTTTACTGGTGGGGTGCAAGAAGAGTAAGAATTTGGATAAAAGCGAAGTTGTTGCTCAGCGGCTTCTTGAGTTAGAACCACATAATGCAGAGAACTACATCCTCCTCTCAAATTTGTATGCATCAATGTCCCAATGGGAGAAGATGAGCCAGGTGAGAAAGAAGATGAAGGGCATGGGAATCAAAGCAGTGCCTGGGTGCAGCTCCATTGAAGTGGATGGTTTGGTGCATGAGTTCGTGATGGGTGACTGGTCTCACCCCGAGGCAATGGAGGTCAGAGAAATCTTAAGGGATATTTCTAAGCGGGTCCATGCTGTTGGGCACCAACCAGGGATTTCTGATGTGCTGCACAACGTGGTTGATGAAGAGAAAGAGAATGCTCTTTGTGAGCACAGTGAGAGGTTGGCCATTGCTTATGGGCTATTGAAGACTAAAACACCAATGGCAATAAGGATTGTAAAGAATCTAAGAGTTTGTGGGGACTGCCATGAAGTGACAAAGATTATCAGCGCAGAGTACAGGCGTGAGATTATTGTCAGGGACCGGGTTAGATTCCATAAGTTTGTAAATGGCTCATGTTCATGTCGGGATTTCTGGTGA
- the LOC100855221 gene encoding polygalacturonase produces MSLQRRFVPCLIVFLLSFPCYFSLQASPPYDYLGEASGYDSQANHLHFSTIQSRETENWPWRKFGSKTGKSLASVKMVNVNYYGAKGDGSDATEAFKKAWKAACSSPGSVLVVPKNKNYLLKPITFQGPCKSSITVQIYGTVQASTDRSAYSNDMTHWLIFENVQNLAVQGGGTINGNGKTWWENSCKVNYDLPCKGAPTALTFYNCKNLAVKNLKIQNAQQMHVSFEKCVGVQASGLTITAPGNSPNTDGIHVSYTKIIQISSSVIGTGDDCISIVSGSQKVQVNGITCGPGHGISIGSLGSGDSEAHVSDVTVNGATLSGTTNGVRIKTWQGGSGSASNIKFQNIVMHNVENPIIIDQKYCDQSKPCKSQSSAVQVQNVLYQNIKGTSSSKEAISLDCSAKFPCQGILLRDIDIKVGGGKAAKAVCSNARVTVMGDVSPNCA; encoded by the exons ATGTCTCTACAAAGGCGCTTCGTTCCATGTCTCATtgtctttctcctttctttcccATGTTACTTCAGTTTGCAAGCGAGCCCACCTTATGATTATCTTGGTGAGGCATCTGGCTATGATTCTCAGGCGAATCATTTGCATTTCAGCACCATTCAAAGCCGTGAGACTGAGAACTGGCCATGGCGCAAATTTGGAAGTAAAACGGGGAAATCTTTGGCTTCAGTTAAAATGGTTAACGTGAATTATTATGGAGCTAAAGGTGATGGAAGTGATGCCACAGAG GCATTCAAGAAAGCTTGGAAGGCAGCTTGTTCATCTCCAGGATCTGTCCTAGTGGTGCCCAAAAACAAGAACTATCTTCTTAAGCCAATTACATTTCAAGGTCCTTGTAAATCCAGTATTACAGTGCAG ataTATGGAACTGTCCAGGCATCTACTGATCGATCCGCCTACAGTAACGATATGACCCACTGGCTTATCTTTGAAAATGTCCAAAATTTAGCGGTTCAAGGTGGTGGCACCATCAATGGAAATGGGAAGACGTGGTGGGAAAACTCTTGCAAAGTGAACTATGATCTT CCTTGCAAGGGTGCACCAACG GCCTTAACCTTCTATAACTGCAAGAACTTGGCAGTGAAGAACCTCAAGATCCAAAATGCCCAGCAAATGcatgtttcttttgaaaaatgcgTGGGTGTTCAAGCTTCGGGTCTCACCATAACTGCACCGGGGAACAGTCCCAACACTGATGGAATCCATGTGAGTTACACCAAAATTATCCAGATTTCAAGCTCGGTTATTGGAACAG GTGATGACTGTATTTCAATTGTGAGTGGATCCCAGAAGGTGCAAGTCAATGGTATCACCTGTGGACCAGGCCATGGAATCAG CATTGGAAGCTTAGGATCTGGAGATTCAGAGGCTCATGTTTCGGATGTTACAGTGAACGGCGCAACGCTTTCGGGAACCACAAATGGAGTTAGAATCAAGACATGGCAG GGAGGGTCTGGAAGCGCAAGCAACATCAAATTTCAGAACATTGTAATGCATAACGTGGAGAACCctataataatagaccaaaagTACTGTGACCAAAGCAAACCATGCAAGTCACAG AGCTCGGCTGTTCAAGTGCAAAATGTGTTGTACCAGAACATAAAAGGAACAAGTTCTTCGAAGGAGGCTATATCGCTTGATTGCAGTGCGAAGTTTCCATGTCAAGGGATTCTGCTGCGAGACATTGATATAAAAGTTGGAGGAGGAAAGGCAGCCAAAGCTGTATGCAGCAATGCCAGAGTGACTGTAATGGGGGATGTGTCTCCAAATTGCGCCTGA
- the LOC100260544 gene encoding cytokinin riboside 5'-monophosphate phosphoribohydrolase LOG1, which produces MEGKVERASSEKRWTFKRICVFCGSKPGSKSIFSDATVALGKQLVERNIDLVYGGGSKGLMGLISKTVLDGGRHVLGIIPKALMPYEITGKTIGDIKIVSSMHERKSEMAKRADAFIALPGGYGTMEELLEMVTWSQLGIHGKPVGLLNVDGYFNSLIELFDKGVEEGFIVDSERHIIVSADTAEELMKKMEEYAPVHDAVTSRRSWEEEQSSGIITYGRAQ; this is translated from the exons ATGGAAGGAAAAGTAGAGAGGGCTTCAAGTGAAAAGAGATGGACTTTTAAGAGGATTTGTGTCTTCTGTGGAAGTAAGCCTGGATCTAAATCCATATTCAGTGATGCAACTGTGGCGCTTGGTAAACAACTG GTTGAAAGGAACATTGATCTGGTTTATGGTGGAGGAAGTAAAGGCCTAATGGGCTTGATCTCCAAAACTGTTTTGGACGGTGGTCGCCATGTTCTTGG AATAATTCCTAAAGCCCTCATGCCATATGAG ATAACAGGAAAAACCATTGGAGACATAAAGATTGTTTCGAGCATGCATGAAAGGAAGTCAGAGATGGCGAAACGAGCCGATGCTTTCATTGCCCTTCCTG GTGGTTATGGAACCATGGAAGAACTATTGGAAATGGTAACTTGGAGTCAGCTAGGAATCCATGGAAAACCA GTGGGGCTATTGAATGTGGACGGATACTTCAACAGTTTGATTGAGCTATTCGATAAAGGAGTGGAAGAAGGTTTCATAGTGGATTCTGAAAGGCATATTATAGTGTCAGCAGACACGGCAGAAGAACTAATGAAGAAGATGGAG GAGTATGCACCAGTCCATGATGCAGTTACATCAAGACGAAGCTGGGAAGAGGAGCAGTCATCTGGAATTATTACATATGGGCGAGCTCAGTGA